One Calonectris borealis chromosome 16, bCalBor7.hap1.2, whole genome shotgun sequence DNA window includes the following coding sequences:
- the TTYH3 gene encoding protein tweety homolog 3 yields MAGVSYSPPWWVSLLHRLPHLSLRWELTAADFRPHDAEYQQALLLLGGIALSCLALDLLFLLFYSFWLCCRHRKSEENLNADCCCTAWCVIIATLVCSAGIAVGFYGNGETSDGIHRLTYSLRHANRTVAGVQDRVLDTAMALNQTVEPNLLILEEMFTKQTDYLHVIQKLQGLLDDLVRQTTEIPFWKNEELSLEELAIQIDLYDWYRWLGYLGLLLFHVLICLLVLFGLIRNSRAILMGVCLLGVFALIVSWGSLGLELAVAVGSSDFCINPDAYVSKVVEENAVLSADTLRYYITCSAGYPNPFQQKLSGSHKALVEMQDDVMELMRSASREYPTSKEYLTRIQEVLNSTEINLQQLTALVDCRSLHLDYVQALTGFCYDGVEGLIYLVLFSFVTALMFSSIVCSVPHTWQQKRSSDDDGEEESAAQGSRQTHDNLYRVHMPSLYSCGSSYGSETSIPAAAHTVSNAPVTEYMSQNANFQNPRCENTPLIGRESPPPSYTSSMRAKYLATNQPRPDAGSVH; encoded by the exons GCTCTGTTGCTGTTGGGTGGCATCGCTCTTTCCTGCCTCGCTCTGGACCTGCTCTTTCTCTTGTTCTACTCGTTTTGGCTGTGTTGCCGCCATCGGAAGAGCGAAGAAAATCTAAATGCTGATTGCTGCTGTACGGCATGGTGTGTCATCATCGCAACCCTGGTGTGCAG tgctGGAATTGCTGTTGGCTTCTATGGGAATGGAGAGACCAGTGATGGCATTCACCGGCTGACGTACTCGCTACGCCATGCAAACCGCACTGTGGCAGGTGTCCAAGACCGG GTACTAGATACCGCAATGGCCCTGAACCAAACAGTGGAACCAAACTTGCTCATCCTGGAGGAGATGTTCACGAAGCAGACAGACTACCTGCATGTTATCCAGAAACTGCAAGGTCTCCTGGATGATCTGGTCAGGCAAACAACTGAGATCCCCTTTTGGAAGAATGAAGAGCTGTCTCTGGAGGAGCTGGCAATTCAGATTGACCTCTATGACTGGTACAG gTGGCTGGGATACCTGGGCCTGCTCCTGTTCCATGTCCTGATTTGTTTGCTGGTGCTCTTTGGGCTCATTAGAAACTCCAGGGCCATTCTTATGGG GGTGTGCTTGCTTGGGGTGTTTGCCCTGATTGTCAGCTGGGGATCCTTGGGTCTGGAGTTGGCTGTCGCTGTG GGCTCCAGTGACTTCTGTATTAATCCCGATGCTTATGTCTCCAAAGTGGTTGAAGAGAATGCAGTGCTTAGTGCTG ATACTCTCCGCTATTACATTACCTGTAGTGCTGGATACCCCAACCCTTTCCAGCAG AAGCTGTCAGGAAGTCACAAGGCTCTGGTGGAAATGCAGGATGATGTTATGGAACTCATGAGGTCAGCAAGCAGAGAGTACCCCACCTCCAAG GAGTATCTTACTCGGATCCAGGAGGTTTTAAATTCAACAGAGATCAACTTGCAGCAACTGACAGCTTTAGTAGACTGTCGGAGTCTGCATTTG GATTACGTCCAGGCTTTGACGGGCTTTTGCTATGATGGAGTGGAAGGCCTCATCTATCTGGTTCTCTTCTCCTTTGTCACAGCCCTCATGTTCAGTTCCATTGTGTGCAGCGTCCCACACACTTGGCAGCAAAAGAG AAGCTCAGATGATGATGGGGAGGAAGAATCAGCTGCTCAAGGGAGTAGACAAACACACGATAATCTTTACAGAGTGCACATGCCCAGCCTCTATAGCTGTGGGAGTAGTTATGGCAGTGAGACCAGCattccagcagcagcacacacAGTCAGCAATGCTCCCGTCACAGAGTACAT GAGCCAGAATGCAAATTTCCAGAACCCCCGTTGCGAGAATACCCCGCTCATTGGCCGGGAGTCCCCACCTCCCTCA TACACCTCCAGCATGAGAGCCAAATACCTCGCCACCAACCAACCTCGTCCAGATGCTGGCAGTGTGCATTaa